A genomic window from Triticum urartu cultivar G1812 chromosome 7, Tu2.1, whole genome shotgun sequence includes:
- the LOC125519711 gene encoding probable protein phosphatase 2C 60: MIVTLMNFLRACWRPSSNRHARTGSDATGRQDGLLWYKDTGEHVNGDFSMAVVQANNLLEDQCQIESGPLSFLDSGPYGTFVGVYDGHGGPETACYINDNLFNHLKRFASEQNAMSADVLKKAYEATEDGFFSIVTKQWPVKPQIAAVGSCCLVGVICGGMLYVANVGDSRAVLGKHVKATGEVLAVQLSAEHNVSIESVRKELQSMHPEDRHVVVLKHSVWRVKGLIQVCRSIGDAYLKKQEFNREPLYAKFRLREPFNRPILSSEPSICVQPIQPHDEFLIFASDGLWEHLTNQEAVDIVQSSPRSGSARRLIKSALLEAAKKREMRYSDLKKIDRGVRRHFHDDITVIILYLDSSLVSRASTHRGPAVSLRGAGVSLRSSTLAPYGSQM, from the exons ATGATAGTGACATTGATGAACTTTCTACGGGCGTGTTGGAGACCTTCATCCAACCGGCATGCCCGGACAGGCTCAGATGCTACCGGTAGGCAGGATGGACTTCTATGGTACAAGGACACTGGGGAGCATGTAAATGGCGACTTCTCCATGGCTGTTGTCCAGGCCAATAACCTACTTGAGGACCAGTGTCAGATTGAGTCGGGTCCGTTGAGCTTTCTCGACTCTGGTCCATATGGCACTTTCGTCGGGGTTTACGATGGGCACGGTGGACCAGAGACAGCTTGCTACATCAACGATAACCTCTTCAACCATCTTAAAA GGTTCGCTTCGGAACAGAATGCAATGTCTGCTGATGTACTGAAGAAAGCATATGAAGCTACAGAAGATGGATTCTTCTCTATCGTCACCAAGCAATGGCCTGTCAAGCCTCAAATAGCGGCTGTTGGCTCATGCTGTCTGGTTGGTGTTATCTGTGGTGGCATGCTTTATGTTGCGAATGTTGGGGATTCTCGTGCTGTTTTAGGAAAACATGTTAAAGCTACTGGAGAAGTGTTGGCTGTCCAACTGTCAGCAGAACATAATGTCAGCATTGAGTCAGTGAGAAAAGAATTGCAGTCAATGCACCCTGAAGATAGGCATGTTGTTGTTCTCAAGCACAGTGTTTGGCGTGTAAAAGGCCTAATTCAG GTCTGCAGATCGATCGGTGATGCCTATCTGAAAAAACAAGAGTTCAATCGGGAACCTCTGTATGCAAAATTCCGTCTTCGTGAACCTTTTAACAGGCCCATACTAAGTTCAGAACCATCTATTTGCGTTCAACCTATACAGCCACATGATGAGTTTCTCATATTTGCATCTGATGGACTTTGGGAGCACTTAACCAACCAGGAGGCTGTTGACATTGTTCAAAGTAGCCCTCGTAGT GGGAGCGCTAGGAGGCTCATAAAATCAGCCTTGCTAGAAGCAGCCAAGAAAAGAGAGATGAGGTATTCCGATCTCAAGAAGATCGACCGAGGTGTCCGTCGCCACTTCCATGATGACATAACGGTCATCATACTCTACCTCGACTCGAGCCTCGTAAGCAGGGCGAGCACC